The following coding sequences are from one Cygnus olor isolate bCygOlo1 chromosome 2, bCygOlo1.pri.v2, whole genome shotgun sequence window:
- the FERD3L gene encoding fer3-like protein — MSASLFPAHQRPGLHGRAPQVPCPEGLLGTSVLDFVADLSLGTPQGPPRAGPSLGLCEVTTGSPFGDRALSLREGMARGLPLAAFGDGDPEDEEEEEEEERMRSASLLDRPRRKRVITYAQRQAANIRERKRMFNLNEAFDRLRKKVPTFAYEKRLSRIETLRLAIVYISFMTELLDGCGRQDAS; from the coding sequence ATGTCAGCCAGCCTCTTCCCAGCCCACCAGCGCCCGGGGCTGCACGGCAGAGCCCCGCAAGTGCCCTGCCCGGAGGGGCTGCTGGGCACCTCGGTGCTGGACTTCGTGGCCGACCTCTCTCTGGGAACCCCCCAGGGtcccccccgggccgggccaAGCCTGGGGCTCTGCGAGGTCACCACCGGGTCCCCCTTCGGGGACAGAGCCCTGTCGCTGCGGGAGGGGAtggcccgggggctgcccctggcTGCCTTCGGAGATGGAGATCCCGaagacgaggaggaggaggaggaagaggagaggatgCGGAGCGCTTCCCTCCTGGACAGACCCAGGAGAAAACGGGTTATCACCTACGCCCAGCGCCAGGCTGCCAACATACgggagaggaagaggatgtTCAACCTCAACGAGGCGTTTGATCGGCTGAGGAAGAAGGTGCCCACCTTCGCCTACGAGAAGAGGCTCTCCCGGATAGAGACCTTGCGCCTGGCCATAGTGTACATCTCCTTCATGACCGAGCTCCTGGACGGCTGCGGCAGGCAGGATGCGAGCTAG